From the genome of Salvelinus alpinus chromosome 19, SLU_Salpinus.1, whole genome shotgun sequence, one region includes:
- the nfu1 gene encoding NFU1 iron-sulfur cluster scaffold homolog, mitochondrial — translation MATYRQVGRLLGISARISSPLAVRAYQFAGLHWTPHNIGVTRRWSLPPFSVVSARTMFIQTQDTPNPNSLKFLPGRMVLEQGTMDFTAPREAYCSPLARQLFRIDGVKGVFLGPDFITITKTDVDLEWKLIKPDVFAAIMDFFTSGLPVVNEEDTPRADTAPSDDDDEVIAMIKELLDTRIRPTVQEDGGDVLYCGFEDGIVKLKLQGSCTSCPSSMVTLKSGIQNMLQFYVPEVEGVEQVKDEQEEVAQG, via the exons ATGGCGACTTACAGGCAGGTCGGGAGGTTGTTGGGTATTTCTGCAAGAATTTCAAGTCC GCTTGCTGTGCGTGCATATCAGTTTGCTGGACTGCATTGGACTCCACACAACATTGGTGTTACCAGGAGATGGTCACTGCCACCATTTTCAGTTGTATCTG CAAGGACCATGTTTATTCAGACCCAGGACACTCCCAACCCAAACAGCTTGAAATTTCTGCCTGGTCGCATGGTCCTTGAACAAGGAACGATGGATTTTACTGCACCCCGTGAAGCCTATTGCTCCCCCCTCGCAAG GCAGCTATTTAGAATCGATGGTGTCAAGGGTGTCTTTTTGGGTCCTGACTTCATAACCATAACCAAG ACAGATGTAGATCTGGAATGGAAGTTAATCAAACCTGATGTGTTTGCTGCCATTATGGACTTCTTCACATCTGGACTCCCTGTTGTCAATGAGGAGGACACCCCTCGTGCAGATACAG CACcatctgatgatgatgatgaggtgaTTGCTATGATCAAAGAGCTTCTGGACACCCGAATCAG GCCCACAGTGCAGGAGGATGGTGGAGATGTCCTGTATTGTGGCTTTGAGGATGGCATTGTAAAGCTGAAGCTGCAGGGCTCCTGCACCAGTTGCCCCAGCTCCATGGTCACTCTGAAGAGTGGCATCCAGAATATGTTGCAGTTCTATGTCCCTGAAGTGGAAGGGGTGGAGCAG GTGAAGGATGAGCAAGAAGAGGTTGCCCAAGGCTGA